One Tachypleus tridentatus isolate NWPU-2018 chromosome 3, ASM421037v1, whole genome shotgun sequence DNA window includes the following coding sequences:
- the LOC143247175 gene encoding uncharacterized protein LOC143247175, producing the protein MRSAILWVNVFFIFVIQSVSNCPDICSCNVIRNRKTVTCNQGGMNLIPTQEMDKSIKVLRITASPEVPNNLTVGRIFQKFHVLEEIHITHSNVPAIGEGSFWPCQHLMVLNLSYNKITRLHYSNFIGLTNLVTLDLSNNLIYATPSAPFYHLENLNTLSLAGNILDGLVPRFFYMLSKLRKLDLSGNALSELDPDHLKDISAVKTLILRNCHLTSLHSLVYQKVSNLEVLDLRDNALYYIKPFEFQHLKRLRILRLDNNYLGDIRENTFSGHKLDLLSLSKNNIISIDSCAFCNSSVRNLDTSNNHLTLVKKSVFSPLSDSLKILNIGFNKLDHITVAEIVDPLKKLQRLSLPGMQLEELFATTFGSNRNLRYLNLSKNQLEFLSSAVLEPLTNLEELDISNNGLKELQLSTLKIINETSSLQKVYLHSNRWHCRKCNVESLLAYLNNSAFLEKLQNESLVCSEPQKLLGRKLETLYQEELETCPLHVTLSYTLMTQLHIGIVITISIFVLLLILLMLAWLFSRRHSAVYYTHENVTEEDKTKNGDFREQKSKKDMVMRFF; encoded by the coding sequence ATGCGTAGCGCCATCTTGTgggtaaatgttttttttatttttgtaatacaaaGTGTTTCGAACTGTCCGGACATCTGCAGCTGTAATGTCATAAGAAATCGAAAGACAGTGACTTGTAACCAAGGAGGGATGAATCTAATTCCCACACAGGAGATGGACAAAAGCATCAAAGTTCTTCGTATTACAGCTTCCCCAGAGGTCCCTAACAATCTAACTGTCGGCCGAATATTCCAAAAATTCCACGTTCTCGAAGAAATCCACATCACGCATTCTAATGTTCCTGCTATCGGAGAGGGTTCCTTCTGGCCATGTCAACACCTGATGGTTCTCAATctcagttataataaaataacacgtCTTCATTATTCCAACTTCATTGGTTTAACAAACTTGGTTACCCTTGACCTAAGTAATAATCTCATCTATGCCACACCGTCCGCGCCCTTTTATCACCTAGAAAACCTAAATACTCTTTCGCTGGCAGGGAATATTCTTGACGGACTTGTACCTCGGTTTTTCTACATGCTGTCCAAACTGAGGAAGTTAGATCTTAGTGGAAATGCATTAAGTGAACTTGATCCAGACCATTTGAAGGATATCAGCGCAGTGAAAACTTTGATTCTTCGAAACTGCCATCTGACCTCTTTACATTCTTTAGTTTATCAAAAAGTTTCAAATCTCGAGGTTCTGGACTTAAGGGACAATGCTTTATATTACATTAAACCGTTTGAATTCCAACACCTAAAACGACTGCGAATTCTTCGGCTTGATAACAACTACTTAGGAGATATCAGGGAGAATACGTTTAGTGGTCACAAACTAGACTTATTGAGTCTCTCGAAAAACAATATAATCTCGATAGATTCTTGTGCTTTCTGCAACAGTAGTGTAAGGAATTTGGACACATCTAACAACCATTTAACACTGGTAAAGAAAAGCGTATTCTCACCTTTATCAGACtcgttgaaaatattaaatattggttttaataaGCTGGATCACATCACTGTGGCAGAAATAGTTGATCCTTTGAAAAAACTGCAAAGGCTTTCTCTACCAGGAATGCAATTAGAAGAACTATTTGCTACCACTTTTGGCTCAAACCGAAACTTGAGATATTTAAATTTGTCCAAAAATCAGCTAGAATTTTTATCATCTGCTGTGTTAGAACCATTAACAAACTTAGAGGAGCTTGATATTTCCAATAATGGGTTGAAAGAATTACAATTGTCaacactgaaaataattaatgaaacatcATCCTTACAAAAAGTGTATCTACATTCTAATAGATGGCACTGTAGAAAGTGTAATGTTGAATCCCTTCTTGCATACCTTAACAACTCTGCTTTCCTCGAAAAACTTCAAAACGAAAGCTTAGTTTGCAGTGAGCCACAAAAATTATTAGGGCGAAAGCTTGAGACACTTTACCAAGAAGAACTTGAAACCTGCCCACTTCATGTTACCCTTTCTTACACTCTGATGACTCAGTTACATATTGGGATCGTGATAACAATCTCTATATTCGTTCTCCTCCTGATACTCTTAATGTTAGCCTGGCTCTTCAGTCGGAGGCATTCAGCTGTATATTATACACATGAAAATGTTACAgaagaagataaaacaaaaaacggAGATTTTAGAGAACAAAAATCAAAGAAAGACATGGTCATGCGATTCTTCTAA